CAAACTTGGTATCCAAATCGTATAATACGTAACTGAATTCCAGGTTAGGGTTTAAAACAAAACACCCATTATTGAATTCCCTTTCTTCAATTCGTTTTAATTATTAAATCTTAAAACAAAAAATAAGGAAAACAATAATGGGTGAAATTTCCTGGAAGATATGATCAGGAAAGATTAAATGCTTTTTTGATCTTATCTAAATAATCCAGTTTTTCCCAGGTAAAGGTCTCTACCTCTTTATCAACGAATTTCCCATTGATGCGGAAACTCACCGTTTTCTTTTCTGGCTTCCGGCCCATGTGGCCGTAAGCTGCTGTTTCAGAATAGATCGGCTCTTTGAGTTTGAGGCGCTTGATAATGCTCGCGGGCCGCATATCGAATAGCCCCTCCACAATTTTGGCAATGGCTCCGTCTGACATGTCAACTTTCGCGCTTCCGTAAGTATTTACGTACAGGCCCATTGGCTCAGCCACGCCAATTGCGTAGGAAACCTGCACCAGCATTTCATCAGCAATGCCGGCTGCTACCATATTTTTGGCAATATGCCGGGTAGCATACGCTGCAGAGCGATCCACTTTTGAAGGATCCTTGCCGGAAAATGCGCCACCACCGTGAGCTCCTTTACCGCCATAAGTATCCACAATGATCTTCCGGCCGGTGAGACCGGTATCGCCATGCGGGCCGCCCACCACAAATTTCCCGGTAGGATTTACATGGTATTTGATCTTATCGGTAAAAAGCTTTTGATTATCCTCAGACAGGGCTCTCATTACGCGGGGGATGAGGATATTTTTCACATCATCCTTTATTTTTTGCAACATTTCCTTTTCCTCTGCAAAATCATCATGCTGAGTGGA
Above is a window of Bacteroidia bacterium DNA encoding:
- the metK gene encoding methionine adenosyltransferase gives rise to the protein MPYLFTSESVSEGHPDKVADQISDALLDNFLAQDPESKVACETLVTTGLAVLSGEVRTTAYVDVQTVAREVIKKIGYNKAEYMFDSGSCGVISAIHEQSPDIYQGVERGSDDEQGAGDQGMMFGYATSETDDYMPLALDLSHRILQELAAIRREEKEMTYLRPDSKSQVTIEYDDNNRPVRIVAIVVSTQHDDFAEEKEMLQKIKDDVKNILIPRVMRALSEDNQKLFTDKIKYHVNPTGKFVVGGPHGDTGLTGRKIIVDTYGGKGAHGGGAFSGKDPSKVDRSAAYATRHIAKNMVAAGIADEMLVQVSYAIGVAEPMGLYVNTYGSAKVDMSDGAIAKIVEGLFDMRPASIIKRLKLKEPIYSETAAYGHMGRKPEKKTVSFRINGKFVDKEVETFTWEKLDYLDKIKKAFNLS